Genomic segment of Nostoc sp. TCL240-02:
AAGAAGTGCTTGGTGTCAGCGTCGTTGACGTTAACTGCGGGGAAGGTGAGAACGCCTTCTCTAAACATGGCGCGTAAACGCACGATACCGGTGGTGGTTTCTTCGGTGCTACCAATCAAATCAGCGATTTGGTGTTGGCGTTCTTGTACCAAAGTTGCAACCACATCGCTACCGTCATCAACAATAATGTTGGGGCGATGATCTAAAGCTATTTGGACGTGGCGGTTATAAGTTGCGTTATCTTCGCCTTTTTGAGCAAAGACGGGAATTTCATGATCGGCGACGAGGCTAGCTGCTACGTCATCTTGAGTTGATAAGGGGTTACTAGCAATTAAAAGCGCGTCTGCACCACCGGCTTTCAGAGCGATCGCCAAATGTGCTGTTTCTGTTGTAATGTGGGCGCAAGCTACAAGGCGTAAACCAGCGAATGGCTTTTCGATCGCAAAGCGATCGCGAATTTGCTTCAAAACTGGCATTTCGCGTCCAGCCCATTCAATGCGCTGTCTTCCCAAGGCAGCTAGGCCGAGGTCTTTAACCTCGTGCTTTAATCGGGGAGAAGTTGCGGTCATCAAAAGTTACCTCAAAAAATTAAAAAAGTTACGTAAATTTTACGCACTCTACTAGGTTATTGTACAACTTGCGATTTTGGCTTGAAAGAAAGCAAATCACTTGTCAATAGTCCTGAAAACTAGCTTGACGTTTGACTACCCTAATGTCAACTTCATCGCCAGGTTCTTTCTTTTTGTTTTATCTTTGGTAAGAGTAAGACTCTTCTAAGCTTTACTTGCTGATTCTAAGTACATTGTCATCTATCTAAAGATAGAGGGCAAATAAAACAACATCGAACTTTCATTATCTAAACAGAAAATCTCAACTTTAGATAAGTACATTTACTCAAAGTAATTGTGGAGGATGGTTATAGAAGTAGTCAATAGTCAATTGTTTTCAAGGAGGTGTTTGAGTGCGTTTTCAATTTTTGGCGTTGGCTTTGCCCGCCGTAGGCATCGCTAGTTCAATGGCCATAGCCGTTGTACCTATAGCAAAAGCCACAGCCCAGATTCCATTTTTACCTCAATTACAAGCTCCCAGCAGTGTCAGTAGTGATTCAAAGGATCGGCTTGTCACAGGCTGGATTTATTTAGATGGTCGGCGGTTATTTCAGATCGCAGCATCAAAAGCCAACTTTCCTGAGCGTTCAGAAGATATCCAAAAGAAGTTGGAGAAAATTAGCCAAAATTACATTCAATCACCAGCAAAAACAGCAGTCAAAGTAGAAGTTCGTAAAGTAAACGACTTACCAGTAATTTATGTCAACGATCAATACCTGATGACGATCACTTCTGAGGATGCTGGATTGCGAGAGGTAGATATATCGACATCGGCAAATCAAATCGCGGAATCGTTACAAGAAGACTTGCAACAAGCAAAGCAAGAAAGACAAACTCAATTTTTAATCAACCAAGGTAAAATTGCTGCGGGTACGGGACTGGCAATGATTATCATGAGTTGGGGGATATATAGTTGGCAGCGCCGTTCCAAAAAAGATTCACTACAGCCCATTGCCTCCCAACCTCTTAGATGGCCCCTAAACTCCCCAATTTCTCCAGCAGCAGCTCAACCAATTACAACACAACTAAATCAACAGCAACATCGGCATATCCAAGAAGTCAAAAGACGATTGTTTCAGCTAACTCAAGCTGGAATTTGGGGTGGTGGAAGTTTCTTTATCTTGGGTCTATTTCCCTACACACGACCATTTCAGCTAGGGATTCTCACAGCTGCTCAATTTCCTTTGCGATTAGGTGTTGTGTTGCTGGTAACTTACGTAGCGATCCGTCTCATCTACGCCCTCATTGACCGCTTCACCACCACTCTAATTAGCAGTGGTGCTTTATTGACTCCAGAAAGTTCTGAACGGCTGCAACTGCGAGTTTCCACATTTTCTGGCGTGACTAAAAGCATCGCTACTGGTATCTGCGTAGGAGTAGGCTTTTTGCTAGCGCTGGTGTCATTGGGGATAGATATCGTTCCCTTGTTAGCGGGTGCGAGTTTGATTGGTGTTGCATTGTCTCTGGCCTCGCAAAACCTAATTAAAGATGCAATTAACGGTTTTCTAATTATCCTAGAAGACCAGTATGCTTTAGGCGATGTGATTAATGTGGGAGACGTAGGAGGCTTAGTAGAAAATCTGAATTTGCGGATGACCCAACTGCGGGATTCTGAAGGGCGCTTGATCACCATTCCCAATAGTGAAATTAAAATTGTTGCCAATCTGTCCAGTCGTTGGTCACGAGCCGATTTAACGGTTCCCATTGCCTACCAAGCCGATACAGAACACGCTTTGAATTTGATTGAAACAGTTGCTTTCGAGATGAATCAAGAAATGCAATGGCAGCGTCAAATTTTGGAACCGCCCCAAGTTTTGGGAATAGATCAGTTTGGCGATCGCGGTTTGATTATTCGTGTATGGTTTAAAACACAGCCCCTGAAGCAATGGGATGTAGCACGAGAGTTTCGCCGTCGCCTGAAAGTCGCCCTAGACAAAGCCGGAATTTCTATTTCTGTACCTCAACAAGCGATTTGGGTCAATGACGATCAGTTGTTAAATTTTCAAGATAATGGCAAATCTCATTAGAAATTTGGATTCGTTACCGCATTTTCCAGTTGATTAGACCAAATTATGACCAGAAGAGGCGGGGGAGCAGGGGGCAGGGGAGCAGGGGAGCAGGGGGGACAAGGGGGAATTATTGAACTAAGTCTCTCCCTTGTCTCCCCCCTCTTCCTTGTCTACCTTGTCTCTTCTTCATGCCCCATGCCAAATGCCCAATGCCTAATATCTAACACTAAACCTTAATAAATTCTTATATTAATAAAAAGCTACTCTGTCCGTAACCAGAATTAAACTGTTCCTGGATTTATGTTTGTCAACACCTTCATCAAACGTCCAGTCTTAACCACAGTCTGTACGTTTATCATCTTGCTGCTGGGAAGCATCTGTATTCCCATCCTGCCAATTTCTCAGCTACCGGATCTCGCTCCGGTGCAAATCACCGTTAGCTCTAACAATATTGGTGCTGATGCTCAAACAACAGAAAGCAGTGTCACCAACATTATCGAGCGACAAATTAATGGTGTTAAAGATGTATCTTATATATCTTCTAACACGGGTAATGATGGTTCCAGCAATATAACTGTCTCCTTCCCAACTAATGTTAATAGCGATATTGCTCAAGTAAACGTTCAAAATAAAGAAGCACTTGCTTCACCTCAATTGCCAGATACTGTTCAAAGAACAGGTGTCACAGTTGAAACGGCATCAAGCAGTCTCCTTCTGGTTTATGGGTTTTACTCAGAAAATAATGAGTATGACAACATTTTTATCAGTAATTATGTCGATCTTTATATTCTCGATCAAATCAAACGACTTCCTGGTGTAGGAAGTGCCAGAGTTTTTGGGGAACGCAAATATGCCATGCGTCTTTGGCTCGATCCCAACAAGCTGGCCCAACATCAACTAACTCCTCAAGATGTGACAACTGCCCTGCAACAACAAAATATTCAGGTGGGTGCAGGGGCGATTGGTAAGGAACCAGCACCAGACAATCAAAGCTTTGAATTTGCTTTACGGGCAACCAGTCGATTTAAAGATGCGGCTGAATTTGAGGATATGGTGCTGAAGGTGAGTCAAGGTGGTACTAATAGTACTAGCAATAGCACTACGAATAGCACCCTAGTTAAAGTCAGAGATGTCGGTCGAGTTGAACTAGGAGCAGAAAACTATCTTGCTGATGCCAAATTTACCATTCCAGGAAATGCTCCCAAAGCAGCCGTGGGTTTGGGGATATATCAACTTCCGGGTAGTAATGCCTTAGACGTTGCTCATGCTGTTGAAGAGCAGATCGTAGCGCTGGAGAAGAGTTTTCCACCTGGACTAAAAGCACAGTTGGCATTTGATACTACGCCATTTGTGGAAATTTCTTTAGAAGAAGTTCTGCACACTTTGGTTGAGGCGATTATCCTGGTGGTCTTGGTAATTTTCGTCTTTCTGCAAGATTGGCGTACCACGATCATTCCCACTGTTGCGATCCCCGTTTCCCTGATTGGGACATGTGCGGCTCTCTTGGTTTTAGGTTTTCAGATTAATACACTGACCTTATTTGGTTTCGTTTTAGCGATCGGGATCGTTGTTGATGATGCCATTATTGTAGTGGAGGCAGTTGCAGTCAAACTGGAGCAGGGCATGAGGCCCTTTGAGGCGGCTGTCGAAGCGATGAAGGAGTTGACTGGGGCAATCATTGCCACTTCACTTGTACTCATGGCGGTATTCATTCCCGTTGCATTCATTCCAGGCACTACAGGGATTGTCTACAAACAATTTGCGTTAACCGTTGCTTGCTCCATTGCCATTTCCACCTTCAATGCCTTAACATTCTCTCCAAGTATGGCAGCCATCCTCATGCGTCCTGCTCAGACTGCACGGGGCCCTTTAGGTTGGTTCTTTACGCAATTTAATCGGGGATTT
This window contains:
- a CDS encoding mechanosensitive ion channel family protein, with the translated sequence MAIAVVPIAKATAQIPFLPQLQAPSSVSSDSKDRLVTGWIYLDGRRLFQIAASKANFPERSEDIQKKLEKISQNYIQSPAKTAVKVEVRKVNDLPVIYVNDQYLMTITSEDAGLREVDISTSANQIAESLQEDLQQAKQERQTQFLINQGKIAAGTGLAMIIMSWGIYSWQRRSKKDSLQPIASQPLRWPLNSPISPAAAQPITTQLNQQQHRHIQEVKRRLFQLTQAGIWGGGSFFILGLFPYTRPFQLGILTAAQFPLRLGVVLLVTYVAIRLIYALIDRFTTTLISSGALLTPESSERLQLRVSTFSGVTKSIATGICVGVGFLLALVSLGIDIVPLLAGASLIGVALSLASQNLIKDAINGFLIILEDQYALGDVINVGDVGGLVENLNLRMTQLRDSEGRLITIPNSEIKIVANLSSRWSRADLTVPIAYQADTEHALNLIETVAFEMNQEMQWQRQILEPPQVLGIDQFGDRGLIIRVWFKTQPLKQWDVAREFRRRLKVALDKAGISISVPQQAIWVNDDQLLNFQDNGKSH